In a genomic window of Flavobacterium crassostreae:
- a CDS encoding GTP cyclohydrolase, which translates to MITIKEAITKKELTQYIKFPFSLYKDNPYWVPPIIADELESFDKTKNPAFENAEAYFYIAYQNEVIVGRIAAIINWSEVNGQAKKKVRFGWFDVIDNIEVTKALLNKVYELGLKNNLTYVEGPMGFSNLDKVGVLTEGFDQLGTMITWYNHPYYAKHFEELGYTTEKEYIESTFPFKNVKPEFFEKANDLVKKRYQLSPLNFKTTQEVMPHVDKMFDLFNASYANLSSFVAISDTQKDYFKKKYISLINPEYIKFVEDKDHNIVAFSIVMPSFSRALQKAKGKLFPFGFLHLLKAKKHSKDVLFYLIGVHPDFQNKAVTAIIFNEYYHTFKEKGIQNCFRTPELADNTAVHNLWKHFNPEVHCRRKTFRKDL; encoded by the coding sequence ATGATTACAATAAAAGAAGCAATAACCAAAAAAGAGTTAACGCAATACATAAAATTTCCATTTTCATTATATAAAGACAATCCGTACTGGGTGCCGCCTATTATTGCCGATGAGTTAGAGTCTTTTGACAAAACAAAAAATCCGGCCTTTGAAAATGCCGAAGCTTATTTTTATATTGCTTATCAAAATGAGGTTATAGTTGGCCGAATTGCTGCCATAATAAATTGGAGCGAAGTTAATGGCCAAGCAAAAAAGAAAGTACGGTTTGGATGGTTTGATGTTATAGACAACATAGAAGTAACCAAAGCCCTATTAAATAAAGTCTATGAATTAGGGCTCAAAAACAATTTAACCTACGTTGAAGGCCCAATGGGATTCTCTAATTTAGATAAAGTAGGCGTTCTAACCGAAGGTTTTGATCAATTAGGCACCATGATTACTTGGTACAACCACCCGTATTATGCCAAGCACTTTGAAGAACTAGGCTACACCACCGAAAAAGAATATATTGAGAGTACATTTCCGTTTAAAAATGTTAAACCCGAGTTTTTTGAGAAAGCCAATGATTTGGTCAAAAAAAGATACCAATTAAGTCCTCTTAATTTTAAAACCACCCAAGAGGTAATGCCGCATGTAGACAAAATGTTTGACCTCTTTAATGCCTCTTATGCTAATTTGTCTTCGTTTGTAGCCATATCGGATACACAAAAAGACTATTTCAAAAAAAAATACATTAGTTTAATTAATCCCGAATATATTAAATTTGTGGAAGACAAAGACCACAATATTGTAGCCTTTAGTATTGTTATGCCTTCGTTTTCTAGAGCTTTACAGAAAGCTAAAGGAAAACTATTTCCATTTGGTTTTCTGCATTTATTAAAAGCCAAAAAACACAGTAAAGACGTATTGTTTTATCTTATTGGAGTACATCCTGATTTTCAAAATAAAGCCGTTACTGCAATAATTTTTAACGAATACTACCACACCTTTAAAGAAAAAGGCATTCAAAATTGTTTTAGAACTCCAGAATTGGCCGATAATACCGCTGTACATAATCTCTGGAAGCATTTTAACCCAGAGGTTCACTGCCGCAGAAAAACTTTCCGAAAAGACCTTTAA
- a CDS encoding DUF4834 family protein, whose product MQTASFVGFIRTLFYILAFYYIFKFLAKLFLPFLLKKVVQKAETKFQQQQQYRPDNSWNKTTTEQEVFYKPPTSQNRSSTKKVGDYVDYEEID is encoded by the coding sequence ATGCAAACAGCTTCTTTTGTAGGTTTTATTAGAACCTTATTTTATATACTAGCATTTTATTATATTTTTAAGTTTTTGGCTAAATTATTTTTACCTTTTTTGTTAAAAAAAGTAGTTCAAAAAGCCGAAACAAAATTCCAACAACAGCAACAATACCGACCAGATAATTCTTGGAACAAGACTACAACCGAGCAAGAGGTGTTTTATAAACCGCCAACCTCCCAAAATAGATCTTCAACCAAAAAGGTAGGAGACTACGTAGATTACGAAGAAATAGATTAA
- a CDS encoding glycosyltransferase family 4 protein, which translates to MKNKKILIITYYWPPAGGPGVQRWLKFVKYLPEFGVTPVVYIPDNPTYPILDTELQNQVLDTTTIIRQPIFEPYQLASYFSKNKTQKISSGIIPNPKKQSFLDAVFLWIRGNLFIPDARVFWVKPSVAYLEKYIATHNIETIITSGPPHSLHLIGLELKKKLALNWIADFRDPWTTIGYHKSLRLSGFAAAKHKKLEKKVLHAADTILVTSKTTKLEFQAITTKPIAVLTNGYDVELVQNEALDTAFSLAHIGSFLSERNPMILWESIQELLTEIPNFKNHLEIKLIGAISQEVLATIARFDLNTYVNNLGYVSHSEAIAHQKKSQVLLLIEIDSPDTKSIIPGKLFEYMVSNRPILALGPKGSDFAEIITNTNTGVFLEYSEKQKLKNVILDYYTQFLSGKLQSNAVGLQQYSRKNITKQLVELLNK; encoded by the coding sequence TTGAAGAACAAAAAAATACTAATTATCACCTATTATTGGCCTCCAGCGGGTGGTCCAGGAGTACAACGCTGGCTAAAATTTGTTAAATATTTGCCCGAGTTTGGAGTTACGCCTGTAGTCTACATTCCGGATAATCCAACCTATCCTATTTTGGATACAGAGTTACAAAACCAGGTTTTAGATACAACAACCATTATTAGACAGCCAATTTTTGAACCCTACCAACTTGCTTCTTATTTTTCTAAAAACAAAACACAAAAAATAAGTTCTGGAATTATTCCTAACCCAAAAAAACAATCTTTTTTGGATGCTGTTTTTTTATGGATCAGAGGAAATTTATTTATTCCTGATGCTCGTGTTTTTTGGGTTAAACCCTCGGTTGCTTATCTTGAAAAATATATAGCTACACATAATATTGAGACTATTATCACCTCAGGACCACCACATAGTTTGCATCTTATTGGCCTAGAATTAAAGAAAAAATTAGCCTTAAATTGGATTGCAGATTTCAGAGATCCCTGGACCACCATTGGTTACCATAAATCCTTGCGTTTGTCTGGTTTTGCGGCTGCTAAACATAAAAAATTAGAGAAAAAAGTTCTCCATGCTGCGGATACCATTTTGGTTACCAGCAAAACCACCAAGCTAGAATTTCAGGCAATTACAACCAAACCCATTGCGGTGCTAACCAATGGATATGATGTGGAGCTGGTTCAAAATGAAGCTTTGGATACTGCGTTTTCTTTAGCGCATATTGGTTCGTTTCTCTCGGAGAGAAATCCTATGATTTTGTGGGAATCCATACAAGAATTACTTACCGAAATACCGAATTTTAAAAACCATTTGGAAATAAAATTAATTGGCGCTATTAGCCAAGAGGTTTTGGCTACAATAGCGCGTTTTGATTTAAATACCTATGTAAATAATTTAGGATATGTGTCTCACTCAGAAGCAATTGCGCATCAAAAAAAATCCCAAGTTTTGTTGCTCATCGAAATTGACTCTCCAGATACCAAAAGCATTATCCCAGGCAAATTATTTGAGTATATGGTTTCTAACCGTCCTATACTTGCTTTAGGTCCCAAGGGTTCTGATTTTGCCGAAATCATTACCAACACCAATACGGGTGTGTTTTTGGAATATTCTGAAAAACAGAAGTTAAAAAATGTAATTTTGGATTATTATACCCAATTTCTGTCCGGAAAATTACAATCAAATGCGGTTGGCTTACAGCAATATTCCAGAAAAAATATAACCAAACAATTGGTAGAATTACTAAATAAATAA
- a CDS encoding NAD(P)-dependent oxidoreductase: MKFGIIKERKTPPDRRVVFTPDALVTITETYPDARVAVESSDIRFFSDQQYRDAGIEVCSDLEDCAVLFGVKEVPVANLIPNKAYFFFSHTIKKQPYNRDLLRAILDKKIDLYDHETIVDSANKRLIGFGRYAGIVGAYNTIRAFGIKFELFKLPKAETLSGKDALITQLKRIVFPPIKFVVTGSGKAGGGIQEVLDAIKIKRVTVTDYLTKNYDQAVYAQIDVLDYNKRKDGQLLDFKDFYTNPKDYVSDFERFTKVSDILITGHFHGINAPDILTKTMLQARDCKLKVVGDVSCDIAGPIACTLRASTIAEPIYGYLPDTHQEVDFFHPAAIVVMAVDNLPCELPKDASEGFGAMFMQHVIPAFFNGDADGILARAKVTDKGKLTPKFSYLQEYVDGL, encoded by the coding sequence ATGAAATTTGGAATCATCAAAGAAAGAAAGACCCCGCCAGATAGAAGGGTAGTATTTACCCCTGATGCGCTAGTTACCATTACAGAAACGTATCCCGATGCTCGTGTAGCGGTAGAATCTTCGGATATTCGATTTTTTTCGGACCAGCAATATCGTGATGCAGGTATAGAGGTCTGTAGTGATCTCGAGGATTGTGCCGTTTTATTTGGTGTAAAAGAGGTTCCTGTGGCTAATTTGATACCCAACAAAGCCTATTTCTTTTTTTCGCATACCATAAAAAAACAACCCTATAATCGGGATTTATTACGAGCTATTCTGGACAAAAAAATTGATCTATATGATCACGAAACAATTGTAGATAGCGCCAACAAACGCTTAATAGGTTTTGGGCGTTACGCTGGTATTGTGGGTGCCTACAACACTATTAGAGCCTTTGGTATTAAGTTTGAATTGTTTAAGCTACCCAAGGCAGAAACCCTTTCGGGAAAAGATGCCTTAATCACGCAATTAAAACGTATTGTTTTTCCGCCTATAAAATTTGTAGTTACCGGTAGTGGCAAAGCAGGGGGCGGCATACAAGAGGTTTTAGATGCCATAAAAATCAAACGAGTTACCGTTACAGATTATTTGACCAAAAATTATGACCAAGCAGTCTATGCACAAATAGATGTTTTAGACTACAACAAGCGTAAAGATGGGCAGCTACTTGATTTTAAAGATTTTTATACCAATCCTAAAGATTACGTTAGTGATTTTGAACGTTTTACAAAAGTATCGGATATTTTAATAACAGGACATTTTCACGGAATTAATGCCCCAGATATTCTGACCAAAACCATGCTACAGGCTAGAGATTGCAAACTAAAAGTAGTTGGAGATGTTTCGTGCGATATTGCGGGTCCAATTGCCTGCACTCTTAGAGCCTCTACAATTGCAGAACCTATATACGGCTATTTGCCCGATACCCATCAAGAAGTAGATTTTTTTCACCCTGCAGCAATTGTAGTTATGGCAGTAGACAATCTGCCTTGCGAACTGCCTAAAGATGCTAGTGAAGGCTTTGGTGCTATGTTTATGCAACACGTAATTCCAGCATTTTTTAACGGAGATGCAGACGGAATTTTGGCACGAGCAAAAGTAACAGACAAAGGAAAACTGACTCCAAAATTTAGTTACCTGCAAGAATATGTAGACGGATTGTAA
- a CDS encoding transporter, giving the protein MFQNKFKLLLTLLTASGVSYAQHTDIINSNRPGETMSAYAVGKTVIQAEVGIYGIKQHHNLLNYDANGFGLDATLRWGVFKENLELVVDLQYQNEKLSSQFVESNRSALKQTVLGAKYLFYDPFKNYEEKPNLFSWKANHRFKWRQLIPAVSVFAGANFTSDNNPYAYSNKTPLLNNYNGGISPKIMLITQNHLGDGSWVFVTNLIADYITTDYPSYGYVLTLTKGFNEKWSGFLENQGFKSDVYSDAIVRGGAAYLLNEDMQIDASISSSLKDTPSILYGGIGFSWRYDAKYKEVRINKDKGNNKKSKSKKK; this is encoded by the coding sequence ATGTTCCAAAATAAATTTAAACTCCTGCTAACGCTTCTGACCGCTTCTGGCGTCTCTTATGCCCAACACACAGACATCATTAACTCCAATAGACCTGGAGAAACCATGTCTGCCTATGCCGTAGGTAAAACAGTAATTCAGGCAGAAGTAGGTATTTATGGTATCAAACAACACCATAATTTATTAAATTATGATGCCAATGGCTTTGGTCTGGATGCCACACTTAGATGGGGTGTTTTTAAAGAAAACCTAGAGTTGGTTGTAGATTTGCAATATCAAAACGAAAAACTTAGCTCTCAATTTGTAGAAAGCAATAGATCCGCATTAAAACAAACCGTTTTGGGAGCAAAATATTTGTTTTATGATCCATTTAAAAATTACGAAGAAAAACCAAACCTATTTAGCTGGAAAGCAAACCACCGTTTTAAATGGCGCCAGCTTATTCCGGCAGTTTCAGTATTTGCAGGAGCTAATTTTACCTCCGATAACAACCCCTACGCCTACTCCAACAAAACCCCTTTATTGAATAACTACAATGGGGGCATCTCTCCCAAAATTATGCTGATAACCCAAAACCACCTTGGTGACGGAAGCTGGGTTTTTGTGACCAACCTAATTGCAGACTACATCACAACAGACTATCCTAGTTATGGTTATGTATTGACCTTAACCAAAGGATTTAATGAAAAATGGTCTGGATTTTTAGAAAACCAAGGCTTTAAAAGTGATGTTTATAGTGATGCCATAGTCCGAGGTGGAGCAGCCTACTTACTAAATGAAGACATGCAAATAGATGCCTCTATAAGTAGTAGTCTCAAAGACACTCCTTCTATTTTGTACGGAGGTATTGGTTTTTCTTGGCGTTATGATGCCAAGTATAAAGAGGTAAGAATCAATAAAGACAAAGGAAACAACAAAAAATCCAAATCTAAAAAGAAATAA
- a CDS encoding YfhO family protein, translated as MKIINKLYPHAIAIFGFVIVSLLYFYPVLQGKQIFQSDIVQYTGMAKEQNDFRAVTHTEPYWTNSSFGGMPTYQLGAKYPHDYIGAIDDALRFLPRPADYLFLYFLGFYGLLLVLKIDPLKAFIGSLAFGFSTYLIIILGVGHNAKAHAIAYMPLVIAGFLLVFKKRYLLGGLLTMFASALEINANHFQMTYYLLLFLLLLSGYFIYQELKNKAYQSVLKSLGYLAIAGILAVGANATNLLATAEYAGFSIRSKSELTYNPDGSPNTTSSAMTKDYITEYSYGVLESFNLIAPRIFGGSNSEAVGKDSQMYTLMLNNGVPEAQAADFVSGMPTYWGDQPIVAAPAYIGVVVFFLAVLALFVENRKVRYVFAAGAMASLMLSWGKNFPLLTDFFIDYVPMYDKFRAVSSIQVILELCLPVLAIMGLQSFFRLEKSQQWKPLWQTSAISFGIILILFLSKSMFRFSGANDGYYLESYGPEFVDALVSDRKSLFSADLLRSAFFIMLAGGTLWFFIKNKIAQNTAIILVGLFLVSDLFFVDKKYVSNKDFVSKQNVETPFQETPTDHQILKDTTVYRVFEVQDLMGARTSYFHKSIGGYSAVRPRRVQQLFDYQLAKNNLEMLNMLNVKYVIQKDKEGKDFPVRNPDANGNAWFVKEVKLVNKANDEMRLLDKIDTKQLAIFNIHLHGDKFKNARLKRNLDTTGTLLLTTYKPNYLKYNSKSNSEGLAVFSEIYYEKGWNAYVDGIKTSHFPVNYVLRAMMVPAGNHTIEFKFEPEVVKTGSTITLISTILMLLLLIGGIYLEKKKKLDSL; from the coding sequence TTGAAAATTATAAATAAGTTATACCCACACGCAATTGCTATTTTTGGTTTTGTTATTGTTTCTTTACTTTACTTTTATCCTGTATTGCAAGGCAAACAAATTTTTCAGTCTGATATTGTTCAATACACCGGAATGGCCAAAGAACAAAATGATTTTAGAGCAGTAACACACACAGAACCTTACTGGACCAACAGCTCTTTTGGAGGAATGCCCACGTATCAATTAGGAGCAAAATACCCGCACGATTATATAGGCGCTATAGATGATGCTTTGCGTTTTTTGCCCCGGCCTGCAGATTATTTATTTTTGTATTTCTTGGGTTTTTATGGTTTGCTTTTGGTGCTAAAAATAGATCCTTTAAAGGCATTTATTGGATCCTTGGCCTTCGGTTTTTCTACCTATTTAATCATCATATTAGGAGTTGGGCATAATGCCAAAGCCCACGCTATTGCGTATATGCCACTTGTAATTGCAGGATTTTTATTGGTATTTAAAAAAAGATATTTATTAGGTGGTTTGCTAACCATGTTTGCCAGTGCATTGGAGATTAATGCCAACCACTTTCAGATGACCTATTATTTATTACTTTTTTTGCTACTACTCTCGGGCTATTTTATATACCAAGAGCTCAAAAATAAAGCGTACCAATCCGTACTAAAATCTTTAGGATACCTAGCCATTGCCGGAATTTTGGCCGTTGGAGCCAATGCAACCAATTTATTAGCCACGGCAGAATATGCAGGATTTAGTATCCGGTCTAAGAGTGAATTGACCTACAATCCGGATGGCTCTCCAAACACTACCAGTAGTGCCATGACCAAAGACTATATTACAGAATATAGCTACGGAGTTTTAGAGAGTTTTAATTTAATTGCACCCAGAATATTTGGTGGCTCCAACAGTGAAGCCGTAGGTAAAGACAGCCAAATGTATACTTTGATGTTAAATAACGGAGTTCCAGAGGCGCAAGCAGCAGATTTTGTTTCAGGAATGCCTACCTATTGGGGAGACCAACCCATTGTAGCGGCACCAGCATATATAGGAGTAGTGGTTTTCTTTCTGGCTGTTTTGGCCTTGTTTGTAGAGAACAGAAAAGTTAGATACGTTTTTGCTGCAGGAGCAATGGCATCCTTGATGCTTTCTTGGGGCAAAAATTTCCCGTTATTGACGGATTTTTTTATTGACTATGTCCCAATGTATGATAAATTTAGAGCCGTTTCGTCCATACAAGTTATTCTAGAACTATGTTTGCCTGTGCTTGCAATAATGGGGTTACAATCTTTTTTTAGGTTAGAAAAATCCCAGCAATGGAAACCATTATGGCAAACCAGCGCCATTAGTTTTGGAATTATACTAATTTTATTTTTAAGCAAAAGCATGTTCCGTTTTTCGGGAGCCAATGATGGTTATTATTTAGAAAGCTATGGGCCGGAATTTGTGGACGCATTAGTGAGCGATAGAAAGAGCTTGTTTAGTGCAGATTTGTTGCGCTCTGCTTTTTTTATAATGCTTGCGGGTGGTACTTTATGGTTTTTTATTAAAAATAAAATTGCTCAAAATACCGCCATCATTCTAGTGGGGTTGTTTTTAGTTTCGGATTTGTTTTTTGTAGATAAAAAATACGTTTCAAACAAAGATTTTGTTTCCAAACAAAATGTAGAAACGCCTTTTCAGGAAACCCCGACAGACCACCAAATTTTAAAAGATACCACGGTATACCGCGTTTTTGAAGTTCAAGATTTGATGGGCGCCAGAACCTCTTATTTTCATAAATCTATTGGAGGATATAGTGCCGTTAGACCACGCAGAGTACAGCAATTGTTTGATTATCAGTTGGCTAAAAATAACTTAGAGATGCTTAATATGCTCAATGTTAAGTATGTGATACAAAAAGATAAAGAAGGAAAAGATTTTCCGGTACGTAATCCAGATGCAAACGGTAATGCATGGTTTGTAAAAGAGGTAAAGTTGGTAAATAAAGCCAACGACGAAATGCGCCTTTTGGATAAAATAGATACCAAACAACTGGCTATTTTTAACATTCATTTGCATGGAGATAAGTTTAAAAACGCCCGATTAAAAAGAAATTTAGACACCACTGGAACCCTACTTTTAACTACCTACAAGCCCAATTATTTAAAATATAACTCCAAAAGCAATAGCGAAGGATTGGCTGTTTTTTCTGAAATTTATTATGAAAAAGGATGGAATGCGTATGTAGACGGCATAAAGACATCGCATTTTCCGGTTAATTATGTGTTAAGAGCCATGATGGTCCCTGCTGGAAACCATACTATTGAATTTAAATTTGAACCCGAAGTAGTAAAAACCGGTAGCACAATTACCCTAATTAGTACTATACTTATGTTGCTGCTTTTGATTGGAGGTATTTATTTAGAAAAAAAGAAAAAATTAGACTCTCTCTAG
- a CDS encoding oligosaccharide flippase family protein, which yields MGIVLNQSLKNTIITYIGFGVGAINTLYLYPIFLGATYYAVTNYILSAANVIMPLFAIGMQNTLVKFYSQYNTEQEREQFLSFTVLFPLLLCIPLVLLGLYFFEDLVFFVSKKNPVVQTFIWLIPFTGLCMAYFEIFYAWARVHMHSVFGNFIKEVGLRLFSLFALIGVYFKWITVVDFVYVTSGIYFLALLVTMLYAFKIKAPKFQFLLPQNVKAILEYTFYIILSGSVANLLLDGDKLMLNQYMVIENIAYYSVATYIALVISVPSRSMHQIVYPITAKLMHENKYVELNALYQKTSINLQVVGGFVMLCIFVNINQLYQLVPKEYSGGIVVVFMIGLSKYFDLILGNNNAIIFNSKYYRMVLFLGLFLVVITIVLNIIFIPTYGIIGSAFATLLSITLYSLAKLMFVVKKMHLYPFTKQTLVSLSVTMVLFLVFYFWEFPMHPIIAIGLKSVLITVAYVYLNYKLKVSKEINGVLDGLLNKLK from the coding sequence ATGGGAATAGTATTAAATCAATCTTTAAAAAACACCATAATTACCTATATCGGTTTTGGTGTTGGTGCTATCAATACGCTTTATTTGTATCCCATTTTTCTTGGAGCAACTTACTATGCTGTAACCAATTATATATTGTCTGCGGCCAATGTTATAATGCCCTTGTTTGCTATTGGTATGCAAAATACATTAGTCAAATTTTATTCGCAATATAATACAGAACAGGAGCGAGAGCAATTTTTGTCATTTACAGTGTTGTTTCCGTTACTGTTGTGCATTCCGTTGGTATTGTTGGGACTTTATTTCTTTGAGGATTTGGTGTTTTTTGTGTCCAAAAAAAACCCTGTAGTCCAGACCTTTATTTGGCTAATCCCTTTTACGGGTTTGTGTATGGCTTATTTTGAAATATTTTATGCCTGGGCACGGGTACACATGCACTCCGTATTTGGAAATTTTATTAAAGAGGTTGGTTTGCGTTTGTTTTCTTTATTTGCTCTTATTGGAGTATATTTTAAATGGATAACCGTTGTGGATTTTGTGTATGTTACCTCCGGGATTTATTTTTTGGCTTTACTAGTTACCATGTTATATGCCTTTAAGATTAAAGCACCTAAATTTCAGTTCCTTCTACCTCAGAATGTTAAGGCAATTCTAGAGTACACTTTTTATATTATTTTATCTGGTAGTGTAGCCAATCTACTCTTAGATGGAGACAAGTTAATGCTCAACCAATATATGGTTATTGAAAACATTGCCTACTATTCTGTGGCAACGTACATTGCCTTAGTAATTTCGGTACCTAGTAGGTCCATGCATCAAATTGTATATCCTATTACGGCCAAATTAATGCACGAAAATAAATATGTAGAGCTCAATGCCTTGTACCAAAAAACGTCAATCAATCTCCAGGTTGTTGGAGGTTTTGTAATGCTTTGTATTTTTGTAAACATTAACCAATTGTATCAATTGGTGCCCAAAGAATATAGTGGTGGGATTGTAGTGGTATTTATGATTGGTTTGTCTAAATATTTTGATTTAATTCTAGGAAACAATAATGCTATAATTTTTAATTCGAAGTACTACAGAATGGTGTTGTTTTTAGGATTGTTTTTGGTGGTTATCACCATAGTTTTGAATATTATTTTTATACCAACCTACGGAATAATAGGCTCTGCATTTGCCACCTTGCTATCTATAACCTTGTATAGCTTGGCTAAATTAATGTTTGTAGTAAAAAAAATGCACTTATATCCATTTACAAAACAAACCTTAGTATCCTTGAGCGTAACCATGGTATTGTTTTTGGTATTCTATTTTTGGGAGTTTCCTATGCATCCTATTATAGCCATTGGTTTAAAATCGGTTTTAATAACCGTAGCTTATGTGTATTTGAATTATAAATTAAAGGTTTCTAAAGAAATTAACGGCGTATTAGATGGTTTGCTTAACAAATTAAAATAA